One genomic window of Magnolia sinica isolate HGM2019 chromosome 3, MsV1, whole genome shotgun sequence includes the following:
- the LOC131241361 gene encoding ferritin-like catalase Nec2, with protein sequence MACPISLFLLLSLSSFLRAGKAESISQCEVELLQFALNLEYLETEFFLSGALGHGLDIVAPDLARGGSPPIGGQKANLGFFVRDIIIQFAYQEVGHLREIQQMVGGFPRPLMDLSSTNFAKIMTKAMGAPLHPPFDPYLNDINFLLASYLIPYVGLTAYVGTMPYLNSTSIKRLVASLLAVKSGQDAVIRSLLYRHALQPIYPYTSNVAELTNRLSALRNRLSRSSNKDQGLLVSPHGWIGGSSSGNIIYSNNNSIAYWRFPRETLRILYGTGHEDRPGGFFPIGTKGAVAQIYLANATSACPRLSKNNNH encoded by the exons ATGGCATGCcccatctctctttttctcctccTCTCCTTATCAAGTTTCCTTAGGGCTGGGAAAGCTGAGTCAATCTCTCAATGTGAAGTTGAATTGCTTCAATTCGCCTTGAACTTGGAGTACTTGGAAACTGAATTCTTCTTGTCTGGGGCTCTTGGCCATGGCTTGGATATTGTCGCACCTGATCTAGCCAGGGGAGGTTCTCCTCCTATTGGAGGCCAAAAGGCCAATTTGGGCTTCTTTGTGAGGGACATCATTATCCAATTTGCTTATCAGGAGGTGGGCCACTTAAG GGAAATTCAACAGATGGTGGGTGGGTTTCCGAGGCCGTTGATGGACCTGAGCTCGACCAACTTCGCCAAGATCATGACAAAAGCGATGGGGGCCCCACTCCATCCACCGTTCGATCCTTACCTCAACGATATCAACTTCCTTCTTGCTTCCTATCTCATCCCTTACGTTGGACTCACTGCCTACGTTGGCACAATGCCCTACCTTAACTCCACCTCTATCAAACGA CTGGTGGCCAGTCTCTTGGCAGTGAAGTCCGGCCAAGATGCTGTGATCCGTTCGCTTCTCTACAGGCATGCACTCCAGCCAATCTACCCTTACACTTCCAACGTTGCAGAGCTAACCAACCGGCTTTCCGCTCTTAGAAACCGGCTAAGCAGGTCCAGCAACAAAGATCAAGGCCTCCTCGTCTCGCCCCATGGTTGGATTGGTGGATCCAGCTCCGGCAACATCATCTACAGCAACAACAACTCGATCGCGTACTGGAGATTTCCACGCGAGACGCTGAGGATCTTGTATGGCACTGGCCATGAAGACCGCCCGGGCGGGTTCTTCCCTATCGGCACCAAAGGCGCGGTGGCCCAAATCTACCTGGCCAATGCCACTTCAGCATGCCCTAGGCTGTCGAAAAATAACAACCATTGA